The Girardinichthys multiradiatus isolate DD_20200921_A chromosome 6, DD_fGirMul_XY1, whole genome shotgun sequence genome window below encodes:
- the LOC124869402 gene encoding UAP56-interacting factor-like isoform X1 yields the protein MNNGGFTTGRREMAGIPDKVDMSLDDIIRLNKREKQLNRRQANVNRISFKKKGRLSQTRSGSAAQRGGGVPRGGSAMLRNRRVPPMAGRRRGQGVITGLAAKRPTVLLRRAGALIRSTASQQRTRPFIQRSEAQYRRPEVQRRLYRQPDPQRGQNTTMSRRPFQLQRRQLPPVQQTQREARQATFLFRRGLKVQAQVQKPPPHTPPVRTHQWRTTTAGSGILTVSIDNPTARTQPEPPTAWTLHPPPVSSAPVKVETVEKKVPKGVPLQFDINSVGKPVRTPFDLFLQMISCHWLKSACRPLAFVLQQTSMTLNERFRILKDRRVATAQSSRGSRFVTVG from the exons ATGAACAACGGTGGTTTTACCACAGGACGGAGAGAAATGGCGGGCATTCCCGATAAAGTCGACATGTCCTTAG ATGACATAATTCGCTTAAATAAACGGGAGAAacagctgaacagaagacaagcTAATGTGAATCGCATATCGTTCAAGAAGAAAGGCCGTTTGAGCCAAACCAGGAGCGGATCAGCAGCACAGAGAG GAGGTGGCGTACCCCGAGGAGGTTCGGCTATGCTAAGAAACAGAAGGGTTCCTCCAATGGCGGGTCGGCGGCGGGGTCAGGGGGTCATCACCGGGCTGGCGGCTAAGAGGCCAACTGTTCTGCTGAGACGAGCTGGAGCACTGATCAGATCCACAGCCAGTCAG CAGAGGACGAGACCCTTCATTCAGCGCTCAGAGGCCCAGTACAGGAGGCCGGAGGTTCAGAGGCGACTGTACCGGCAGCCCGATCCACAGAGAGGCCAGAACACAACCATGTCCAGAAGACCTTTTCAGCTTCAACGACG ACAACTGCCGCCGGTCCAGCAGACACAGCGGGAGGCTCGTCAAGCCACGTTCCTTTTTCGCAGAGGGCTCAAG GTGCAAGCCCAGGTGCAGAAGCCACCTCCTCACACTCCTCCAGTCAGAACACACCA GTGGCGCACAACCACAGCTGGCAGTGGAATCTTGACCGTCTCGATTGACAACCCAACAGCTAGGACTCAACCTGA GCCCCCCACGGCGTGGACTCTACACCCCCCTCCTGTCAGCTCAGCTCCTGTTAAAGTGGAGACGGTGGAGAAGAAGGTCCCTAAAGGAGTACCTCTGCAGTTTGACATCAACAGTGTTGGGAAGCCCGTAAGAACACCATTTGATTTATTCCTGCAGATGATTTCCTGTCATTGGTTGAAATCAGCCTGTCGCCCTCTGGCCTTTGTTCTCCAGCAAACGTCGATGACTTTGAACGAGCGATTCCGTATCCTCAAAGATCGGCGCGTCGCCACGGCCCAAAGCAGTAGAGGCAGCAGGTTTGTTACCGTGGGTTAA
- the LOC124869402 gene encoding UAP56-interacting factor-like isoform X2 translates to MNNGGFTTGRREMAGIPDKVDMSLDDIIRLNKREKQLNRRQANVNRISFKKKGRLSQTRSGSAAQRGGGVPRGGSAMLRNRRVPPMAGRRRGQGVITGLAAKRPTVLLRRAGALIRSTASQQRTRPFIQRSEAQYRRPEVQRRLYRQPDPQRGQNTTMSRRPFQLQRRQLPPVQQTQREARQATFLFRRGLKVQAQVQKPPPHTPPVRTHQWRTTTAGSGILTVSIDNPTARTQPEPPTAWTLHPPPVSSAPVKVETVEKKVPKGVPLQFDINSVGKPQTSMTLNERFRILKDRRVATAQSSRGSRFVTVG, encoded by the exons ATGAACAACGGTGGTTTTACCACAGGACGGAGAGAAATGGCGGGCATTCCCGATAAAGTCGACATGTCCTTAG ATGACATAATTCGCTTAAATAAACGGGAGAAacagctgaacagaagacaagcTAATGTGAATCGCATATCGTTCAAGAAGAAAGGCCGTTTGAGCCAAACCAGGAGCGGATCAGCAGCACAGAGAG GAGGTGGCGTACCCCGAGGAGGTTCGGCTATGCTAAGAAACAGAAGGGTTCCTCCAATGGCGGGTCGGCGGCGGGGTCAGGGGGTCATCACCGGGCTGGCGGCTAAGAGGCCAACTGTTCTGCTGAGACGAGCTGGAGCACTGATCAGATCCACAGCCAGTCAG CAGAGGACGAGACCCTTCATTCAGCGCTCAGAGGCCCAGTACAGGAGGCCGGAGGTTCAGAGGCGACTGTACCGGCAGCCCGATCCACAGAGAGGCCAGAACACAACCATGTCCAGAAGACCTTTTCAGCTTCAACGACG ACAACTGCCGCCGGTCCAGCAGACACAGCGGGAGGCTCGTCAAGCCACGTTCCTTTTTCGCAGAGGGCTCAAG GTGCAAGCCCAGGTGCAGAAGCCACCTCCTCACACTCCTCCAGTCAGAACACACCA GTGGCGCACAACCACAGCTGGCAGTGGAATCTTGACCGTCTCGATTGACAACCCAACAGCTAGGACTCAACCTGA GCCCCCCACGGCGTGGACTCTACACCCCCCTCCTGTCAGCTCAGCTCCTGTTAAAGTGGAGACGGTGGAGAAGAAGGTCCCTAAAGGAGTACCTCTGCAGTTTGACATCAACAGTGTTGGGAAGCCC CAAACGTCGATGACTTTGAACGAGCGATTCCGTATCCTCAAAGATCGGCGCGTCGCCACGGCCCAAAGCAGTAGAGGCAGCAGGTTTGTTACCGTGGGTTAA